The following are encoded in a window of Ranitomeya variabilis isolate aRanVar5 chromosome 8, aRanVar5.hap1, whole genome shotgun sequence genomic DNA:
- the LOC143788658 gene encoding speedy protein 1-B-like — protein MAMRKRKRELIAQYEEECSRSATQEEAKRRKTEDDIPQPEERAAFTTLLEEEYIRCFLARDSCLKISDKYLLAMVVAYFRRAGLRSSEYKTFFFPALFLANQFEEDEPYQREIYRWALGWTWSMKKDRLLQFRNVLLTRMEFRAWVDRATCDLIMAQDPDHWAWKRERNIHHSWSIRWFRRSKAFPCSLCNIVPGKKEEDVNI, from the exons ATGGCCATGAGGAAGCGGAAGAGAGAACTGATCGCCCAGTATGAAGAGGAGTG TTCACGATCTGCCACCCAGGAAGAGGCCAAGAGGAGGAAGACAGAAGATGACATCCCCCAGCCAGAAGAGCGGGCAGCTTTCACCACACTCCTTG AAGAAGAATACATCAGATGTTTTCTAGCCAGGGACAGCTGTCTTAAGATTTCGGACAAG TATCTCCTCGCCATGGTCGTCGCTTACTTCAGGAGAGCAGGACTGCGATCTTCCGAATATAAAACCTTCTTCTTTCCAGCTCT GTTTTTAGCCAACCAGTTTGAAGAAGACGAGCCGTATCAACGGGAGATCTACCGCTGGGCCCTTGGATGGACGTGGAGCATGAAGAAGGACCGACTACTACAATTCCGCAATGTTCTGCTCACCAGGATGGAATTTCGGGCTTGGGTGGATCGAGCCACCTGTGATCTG ATCATGGCACAAGACCCTGACCACTGGGCATGGAAGAGAGAGAGGAATATCCATCACAGCTGGTCAATCCGTTGGTTCAGGAGGAGTAAAGCTTTTCCCTGCTCTCTCTGTAACATCGTTCCAGGTAAGAAGGAGGAAGATGTGAATATCTAA